In Ruminococcaceae bacterium BL-6, a genomic segment contains:
- a CDS encoding conserved protein of unknown function (Evidence 4 : Unknown function but conserved in other organisms), giving the protein MKENFGSGKFRRKKNKFAQISNIALQDNGLSLKAKGLYSLIQSMITMPDADLRIWKIRVKCKEGEKSFSSAWKELKDAGYLKQYRIPDGKKGAFRYEYDLLEEPDLTTSATINLNKYGEISSIDAAGDHIPQNGGDGESAATDQLPDHVPQNGGYGENSKIASDHSPQNGGGGQPERKDPDHTPHFGPYAKSTLCFSDPVQKGGDNSNTLLNNTRIDNIKSISQSSSDGRTDEIRDRLRDQIDYSYFEANRPEDLQIINSLIDCMAEMLANPTTKINGVEQSRQCLTEYIKQVDSTTITEFMEDMRGKVSGVKNISAYLRSCLINFIRDQNLILMTV; this is encoded by the coding sequence ATGAAAGAAAATTTTGGATCCGGAAAATTCAGAAGGAAGAAGAACAAATTCGCGCAGATTTCCAATATCGCGCTGCAGGACAACGGGTTGTCCCTCAAAGCGAAAGGGCTGTACTCCCTGATTCAAAGTATGATTACGATGCCCGACGCTGATCTCCGAATCTGGAAAATCAGAGTGAAGTGCAAAGAAGGAGAAAAGTCGTTTAGCAGCGCCTGGAAAGAGCTGAAAGACGCCGGATACTTAAAGCAGTATCGGATTCCGGACGGAAAAAAGGGAGCCTTCCGCTATGAATACGATCTGCTGGAAGAGCCGGATCTTACGACTTCGGCAACGATCAACCTGAATAAGTACGGCGAGATTTCTTCCATTGACGCGGCCGGCGACCATATCCCCCAAAACGGGGGTGATGGTGAGAGCGCGGCCACGGATCAACTTCCCGACCATGTACCCCAAAACGGGGGGTATGGTGAAAATAGTAAAATTGCTTCCGACCATAGCCCCCAAAATGGGGGTGGTGGTCAGCCGGAAAGAAAGGATCCCGACCATACCCCCCATTTTGGACCCTATGCTAAAAGCACCCTATGCTTTTCGGACCCGGTCCAAAAGGGGGGCGATAATAGTAATACTCTCTTAAATAATACTAGGATAGATAATATTAAATCTATCAGTCAGTCATCTTCTGACGGACGGACAGATGAAATCCGGGACCGGCTGAGAGATCAAATCGACTACTCCTATTTTGAAGCCAACCGCCCCGAAGATTTACAGATTATCAATTCCTTGATCGACTGCATGGCTGAAATGTTGGCAAACCCCACGACAAAGATAAACGGTGTTGAGCAGAGTCGCCAGTGCCTGACTGAATACATAAAACAGGTGGACAGCACGACGATCACCGAATTCATGGAGGATATGCGCGGGAAGGTATCCGGCGTCAAGAACATATCCGCCTATTTGCGA
- a CDS encoding protein of unknown function (Evidence 5 : Unknown function) produces MKRLGQFVRVVAISGGDEKLRESEKNEVPVFLGKTQYLVLWYRPAEVFRFSVF; encoded by the coding sequence ATGAAACGACTCGGACAATTTGTCCGAGTTGTTGCTATTTCAGGAGGTGATGAAAAACTAAGAGAATCCGAGAAAAACGAAGTTCCTGTTTTTCTCGGAAAAACACAATATCTTGTGCTTTGGTATCGACCCGCAGAAGTGTTCCGTTTCTCAGTATTTTGA
- a CDS encoding XRE family transcriptional regulator yields the protein MLSDKIRGARIIQGMSQSQLARRSGHAVSTIHGIENGDNKNPSFKTICDIAKVLEIPLNELYQETLSKKAVNANQRP from the coding sequence ATGCTAAGCGATAAAATACGCGGGGCCAGAATAATTCAGGGCATGTCCCAATCCCAGCTTGCCCGACGATCCGGCCACGCCGTGTCTACAATCCACGGGATTGAAAACGGTGACAACAAAAATCCAAGCTTCAAGACAATATGTGATATTGCAAAAGTGCTGGAAATTCCGCTTAACGAATTATATCAGGAAACTTTGTCAAAAAAGGCTGTTAATGCAAACCAGCGGCCATGA
- a CDS encoding membrane protein of unknown function (Evidence 5 : Unknown function), with translation MITMLIIAILGMLTFSAPTLNYWHIILSDGEFCSSKDLGMFTFLQFIFDFFGVKFLYYLIEISIPSSIIPFFIMAQATSFSMLTLIFPVINRVLCLFKKIRNTKLFGKTVEKMNAKFLKHKAIAKYFLSQREYEVNFLSGNLIKKGLIICYMLSGIVTTSGIANNLMMTVFKNSVIVRENSNFSAASAIYIKDLQLYSDLFIISALPILASYLHGKSHHQNQKLISKRKNRSVIEKEIISRKGNDQR, from the coding sequence ATGATTACTATGTTGATAATAGCAATATTGGGAATGCTTACCTTTTCTGCGCCAACTTTAAATTATTGGCATATTATTCTGAGCGATGGAGAGTTTTGCAGTTCCAAAGATTTAGGGATGTTTACTTTTTTACAATTTATTTTTGACTTTTTTGGTGTGAAATTTTTATATTACTTAATTGAAATTTCAATACCTTCTTCTATCATTCCTTTTTTTATAATGGCACAAGCAACTTCATTTTCAATGCTTACCTTAATATTTCCTGTAATAAACAGAGTGTTATGCTTATTTAAAAAAATTAGAAATACGAAGCTCTTTGGCAAAACAGTTGAAAAAATGAATGCCAAATTTTTGAAGCATAAAGCAATAGCAAAATATTTTCTTTCACAAAGAGAATATGAGGTAAATTTTTTATCTGGCAATTTAATAAAAAAAGGATTAATTATATGTTATATGCTTTCTGGAATTGTAACTACTTCAGGTATTGCGAACAATCTTATGATGACTGTTTTTAAAAATTCAGTCATTGTAAGGGAAAATTCTAATTTTTCTGCAGCCTCTGCAATATATATCAAGGATTTACAGCTTTATTCTGATTTGTTCATTATATCAGCTTTACCTATCCTAGCCTCCTATTTACACGGTAAAAGCCATCACCAGAACCAGAAATTAATAAGTAAAAGAAAGAATAGATCAGTAATAGAAAAAGAGATAATTTCTCGGAAAGGAAATGACCAGAGATAG
- a CDS encoding conserved protein of unknown function (Evidence 4 : Unknown function but conserved in other organisms), which translates to MEKSKGTRYSEEFKQGAVKLVLEDKQSIAEVCRNLGVSRNAVERWLAAETDSHDAEKVQMRQLEEENRQLRKEKADLEDTVEILKKAAAIFSQSQRKSTK; encoded by the coding sequence ATGGAAAAAAGCAAAGGAACACGGTACAGCGAGGAGTTTAAACAAGGCGCTGTCAAATTAGTGTTGGAGGATAAACAAAGCATTGCGGAAGTATGCCGCAATCTGGGCGTATCGCGCAATGCGGTAGAGCGCTGGCTTGCCGCGGAAACGGACAGCCACGACGCCGAAAAGGTGCAAATGCGGCAACTGGAAGAAGAAAATCGCCAGCTGCGCAAGGAAAAAGCGGATTTAGAGGATACGGTAGAAATCTTAAAAAAAGCGGCAGCCATCTTCAGTCAAAGCCAGAGAAAAAGTACGAAATAA
- a CDS encoding putative IS3 element protein InsF (Evidence 3 : Putative function from multiple computational evidences), which translates to MCRILEVSQSGYYRWLSCPRSKTDRENQKIYDVLKDSYNQNKGRVGLDKLLDDVRLRFPHCSRNRLYRIQRVHGLYSIRHRKFKATTNSKHNYPVAPNLLHQDFHVDAPNKVWVTDITYIRTDEGWLYLAAVKDLFDRQIVGFATGSRIDTDLCKRALNTAIRRYKPGPGLIHHSDQGVQYASLDYQKLLKRNHMIPSMSRKGTPYDNACAESFFSTIKLEMIYHEHYITREQAQSAIFEFIEIYYNRQRRNAAIGNIPPADLRRRFYQQLAA; encoded by the coding sequence ATGTGCCGGATTTTAGAAGTCTCCCAAAGCGGATATTACCGGTGGCTGTCTTGTCCAAGAAGTAAGACAGACAGGGAAAATCAAAAGATTTATGATGTGCTGAAAGACAGCTATAATCAGAATAAAGGCCGCGTGGGTCTGGACAAGTTACTGGACGATGTGCGCCTGCGTTTTCCTCATTGCAGCCGGAACCGGCTTTACCGGATTCAAAGGGTACATGGGTTGTACTCTATCCGTCATCGCAAGTTCAAAGCCACTACCAATTCTAAACATAATTATCCCGTGGCTCCCAATCTTCTCCATCAGGATTTTCATGTAGACGCCCCCAACAAGGTCTGGGTAACCGATATTACATACATCCGAACAGATGAAGGATGGCTGTATCTGGCCGCCGTCAAGGATTTGTTCGACCGGCAGATTGTCGGCTTTGCCACTGGCAGCCGAATAGATACCGACCTCTGCAAACGAGCACTGAATACCGCAATCCGGCGATACAAACCGGGACCAGGCTTGATACATCATTCCGATCAGGGAGTTCAATACGCCAGTTTGGACTATCAGAAGCTTTTGAAACGAAATCACATGATACCCAGCATGAGCCGCAAAGGAACGCCGTACGACAACGCCTGTGCGGAATCCTTTTTCAGCACGATCAAACTGGAAATGATCTATCACGAGCATTACATAACCCGAGAGCAGGCTCAATCCGCCATTTTTGAATTTATTGAGATTTATTACAATCGGCAGCGCCGCAACGCTGCCATCGGCAATATCCCGCCGGCGGATTTGCGGCGGCGCTTTTATCAGCAACTGGCGGCATAG
- a CDS encoding protein of unknown function (Evidence 5 : Unknown function) → MLFYVSLGCLLFVIFIFAFGDKLKSELVRGIGNSLAIPCLLFGSLGLLISSFVTFRISISNDPADLINVHTKIIAVSNVNSVKEKEYYYNCFQEESNGEFKEHSYYWDDVTLIYRKNVLPKIETIQYTGQAGNWKFSPFYKIKTIKKYRLYIPVQDPEFHIG, encoded by the coding sequence ATGTTGTTTTATGTATCTTTAGGCTGCCTTTTATTTGTCATCTTCATTTTCGCATTTGGTGACAAATTAAAATCTGAGCTAGTAAGAGGCATCGGAAATTCACTTGCAATTCCTTGTCTCCTTTTTGGATCTTTGGGCCTTCTTATTTCCAGCTTCGTCACATTCCGTATTTCCATTTCAAATGATCCAGCCGACTTGATTAACGTCCACACTAAAATAATAGCTGTAAGCAATGTTAACTCAGTAAAAGAAAAGGAATATTACTACAACTGTTTTCAGGAAGAATCTAATGGCGAGTTTAAGGAGCATTCTTATTACTGGGATGATGTTACTCTTATCTACAGAAAAAATGTGCTTCCTAAAATCGAAACAATCCAATATACTGGGCAGGCTGGAAATTGGAAGTTTTCTCCTTTTTACAAAATAAAGACGATCAAAAAGTATCGTCTTTATATTCCTGTACAAGATCCAGAGTTTCATATTGGTTAG
- a CDS encoding protein of unknown function (Evidence 5 : Unknown function) — protein MNDKRVAKLEYLLTFDMQTNHKIYRLFSYKRRIRYDLVESILETLEKLCIESSSSVIENLQNDLTQTCRECEGHLIESMIDTLFDQDFFSDFESRYKRLKETLFILRYWLGVIYSL, from the coding sequence ATGAATGATAAAAGAGTTGCCAAACTTGAATATTTGCTAACTTTTGATATGCAAACCAATCACAAAATATATCGCCTGTTTTCTTATAAGCGCAGGATCAGATACGATTTGGTGGAGAGCATTCTTGAAACACTTGAAAAACTATGTATAGAATCATCGTCATCCGTAATTGAAAATTTGCAAAATGATCTCACTCAAACTTGCAGAGAGTGCGAAGGTCACTTAATTGAATCTATGATTGATACGCTTTTCGACCAAGACTTTTTTAGCGATTTCGAATCCCGCTACAAAAGGCTAAAGGAGACATTGTTTATTTTGAGATATTGGCTAGGCGTGATTTATTCTCTTTAA
- a CDS encoding conserved exported protein of unknown function (Evidence 4 : Unknown function but conserved in other organisms), with amino-acid sequence MKKIFSFLLCLLFLFAAASPAAWADGEGNFDNGGGGMGNGEAGRNFWNPGQDGVRVTLVRASDNTPVTTPIDLTNKNESNIFVHFGKKSKLHYRNGATLTPIFETGSYKYIVPKKGLPTIISDTGNANIVAIRSYFTDRQVLKSFATLVGASYDTLINGNYKLLIEPIAYITFGGKRYAMTATEAALYDQKLSGGLKAKMKDLSHKNLPLSMFLEHADMGYPKFTGSRNKAQSDSTIISSLGLGIVKFKESPDEDEDDPGTASYEYRVNTDVITAVDLTANSEINPDGPAKVTFSIKGSKYTVSNIVIPEEESQVVWVKWHTPSSPQSIDINVSSNKGSLSASTIHAKVVSLDNHEPPDPKATDRNDSFIIPTSVTHRSEITSRSWGVWSAHWHEYWVWHEHWVWHSDPDGGGEWEDHGKWKDEGWWDFDFNSYKATLYASVSLQPDDKVPTAVGKNMKSGYGIKINLSAHVDGSVPASHITGLQTAVSYFPEFQYKSYWRLLELTAPGNPSALQYRKNEYSTYDRRVHFTPLWYPDSNYIVSTYAFDAWTPAGMLCTNLDDQVTISGSVYDDWHIGPKLPER; translated from the coding sequence ATGAAAAAAATATTCTCGTTTCTGCTTTGCCTGCTTTTCCTTTTTGCTGCTGCTTCTCCCGCCGCATGGGCGGACGGTGAAGGAAACTTTGACAATGGCGGCGGTGGCATGGGAAACGGCGAGGCCGGCAGAAACTTCTGGAACCCCGGCCAGGACGGCGTGAGGGTAACTCTCGTCAGGGCAAGCGATAATACGCCGGTGACAACGCCCATCGATCTGACAAATAAGAATGAAAGCAATATTTTTGTCCATTTTGGAAAAAAAAGCAAATTGCATTACAGAAACGGTGCAACTCTCACACCTATATTTGAAACTGGTTCTTATAAATATATTGTCCCTAAAAAAGGTTTGCCAACAATCATTTCAGATACTGGGAATGCAAATATCGTTGCAATACGGTCTTATTTTACAGATAGACAAGTACTTAAAAGCTTTGCAACACTGGTTGGTGCATCATATGACACTCTTATCAATGGAAACTATAAGCTGCTGATTGAGCCTATCGCTTATATTACCTTTGGGGGCAAGCGGTATGCCATGACGGCCACCGAAGCAGCCCTTTACGACCAGAAGCTGAGCGGCGGCCTGAAAGCCAAGATGAAAGATTTGTCTCATAAGAATTTGCCGCTGTCTATGTTTTTGGAACATGCCGATATGGGATACCCGAAGTTTACCGGCAGCAGGAACAAAGCACAGTCGGATTCCACTATCATTTCTTCCCTCGGCTTGGGAATTGTAAAATTCAAGGAGTCCCCTGACGAAGACGAAGATGATCCTGGGACCGCATCTTACGAATACCGGGTGAATACAGATGTTATTACGGCCGTTGATTTGACGGCCAACAGCGAGATCAACCCGGACGGCCCGGCGAAGGTCACGTTTAGCATCAAGGGGAGTAAATACACGGTTAGTAATATCGTGATCCCCGAGGAAGAAAGTCAAGTGGTGTGGGTAAAATGGCATACCCCTTCTTCCCCACAATCAATAGACATCAACGTGAGTTCTAACAAGGGCTCCCTCAGCGCCAGCACGATTCATGCCAAAGTGGTATCGCTGGATAATCACGAGCCGCCCGATCCGAAAGCCACGGACCGCAATGACAGTTTTATCATTCCTACCTCTGTCACGCATCGTTCGGAAATCACTTCCCGGTCCTGGGGCGTATGGAGCGCACATTGGCACGAATATTGGGTATGGCATGAACACTGGGTATGGCACAGCGATCCGGATGGCGGAGGCGAATGGGAAGATCACGGAAAGTGGAAGGACGAAGGTTGGTGGGATTTTGATTTCAACTCCTATAAGGCGACGCTTTACGCATCGGTAAGCCTGCAGCCGGATGATAAAGTTCCGACTGCGGTCGGAAAAAACATGAAAAGCGGATACGGCATAAAGATCAATCTCTCCGCACATGTTGACGGATCGGTTCCGGCCTCTCATATCACCGGCCTGCAGACGGCGGTATCTTACTTCCCGGAATTCCAGTACAAATCATACTGGCGGCTTTTGGAGCTGACCGCGCCCGGCAACCCGTCAGCGCTGCAATACCGGAAGAACGAGTATTCGACCTATGACCGCAGGGTGCACTTTACTCCGCTGTGGTATCCTGATTCCAATTACATTGTTTCCACCTATGCCTTTGATGCCTGGACGCCTGCCGGTATGCTTTGTACTAATCTGGACGATCAGGTGACCATCAGCGGATCCGTTTATGATGACTGGCATATCGGGCCGAAGCTGCCGGAGCGCTGA
- a CDS encoding exported protein of unknown function (Evidence 5 : Unknown function) codes for MNRKKVVLFIGILIVCATLIFCVVLNKNSNIKPESSSNTNKSDIGMESSLGIPVSSVNENVTSTPSKPTSAPPAPKVEGAGGTDSKGNQTKATNPALTNKDKTPEYTSKPVVDGKKSKSGNTSSKKSSGSNSTSTPKAGDHKDGKSYVPGFGWVDGNGAGGEGTVDNGDWGGGEQVGIMD; via the coding sequence ATGAATAGAAAAAAGGTAGTTCTTTTCATTGGAATCCTAATCGTTTGCGCAACATTGATTTTTTGCGTTGTTTTAAACAAGAATTCCAATATAAAACCCGAATCTAGTTCCAACACTAACAAATCAGATATAGGAATGGAATCCAGTTTAGGAATTCCTGTTAGTTCGGTCAACGAAAACGTGACTTCGACCCCATCAAAGCCGACGTCGGCGCCTCCGGCACCCAAAGTTGAGGGAGCCGGTGGAACGGACAGCAAAGGAAACCAGACCAAGGCCACGAACCCGGCCCTGACCAACAAGGACAAGACGCCGGAATATACCTCTAAGCCTGTGGTGGACGGGAAAAAGAGCAAATCCGGAAATACGTCCAGCAAAAAGTCATCGGGAAGTAATTCCACTTCTACCCCGAAAGCTGGGGATCATAAAGATGGAAAATCCTATGTACCTGGTTTTGGTTGGGTAGATGGAAACGGAGCTGGAGGCGAAGGAACTGTTGATAATGGAGATTGGGGCGGCGGCGAACAAGTCGGTATCATGGACTAA
- a CDS encoding exported protein of unknown function (Evidence 5 : Unknown function) has translation MKKITLTPKGKKIAVLASTLVFCGVLTVVLLGVNSNIKTDPGATGSEASSEVNASLTVGSISSSVVSGSGENAAAFDPKTETSRSAALTSTPSKPTSAPPAPKVEGAGGTDSKGNQTKATNPALTNKDKTPEYTSKPVVDGKSKSKSGNTSSKKSSQKSTQPKTGDVKDGKTYIEGFGWVDGTGKGGGEGTVASDMYEDGVKVGTMD, from the coding sequence ATGAAAAAGATTACGCTTACCCCGAAGGGTAAAAAGATAGCTGTACTGGCCAGTACGCTCGTTTTCTGCGGCGTTCTGACCGTTGTTCTTTTGGGTGTCAATTCCAACATCAAAACTGATCCCGGCGCTACAGGCTCCGAGGCTAGTTCGGAGGTTAATGCGTCCCTTACTGTCGGCTCCATCAGCAGTTCCGTGGTTTCCGGTTCTGGCGAGAATGCTGCCGCTTTTGACCCGAAAACTGAAACATCCCGGAGCGCGGCCTTGACTTCGACCCCTTCTAAGCCGACGTCGGCACCTCCGGCACCTAAAGTTGAGGGAGCCGGTGGAACGGACAGCAAAGGAAACCAGACCAAGGCCACGAACCCGGCCCTGACCAACAAGGACAAGACGCCGGAGTATACTTCTAAGCCTGTGGTGGACGGGAAATCCAAGAGCAAATCCGGAAATACGTCCAGCAAAAAATCTTCGCAAAAATCCACTCAACCTAAAACAGGCGATGTAAAAGATGGTAAGACTTATATTGAAGGTTTTGGCTGGGTTGATGGTACAGGTAAAGGCGGCGGCGAAGGAACCGTTGCCTCTGATATGTACGAAGATGGTGTTAAAGTAGGGACCATGGACTAA
- a CDS encoding conserved protein of unknown function (Evidence 4 : Unknown function but conserved in other organisms), with amino-acid sequence MLDKDDLQAIAELLKPIYAELGSLKGQVGRVENRLDSLDDRMGRVENRLDKMQGDIDILKESSEITRSATNRLLDWAEDASIQTYPLYKKHN; translated from the coding sequence ATGTTAGACAAAGACGATCTGCAGGCGATTGCGGAACTGTTAAAGCCCATATACGCTGAGTTAGGCTCACTGAAAGGCCAAGTGGGCAGAGTCGAAAATCGGCTTGATTCCCTGGACGACCGGATGGGCCGAGTAGAAAATCGGCTTGACAAGATGCAGGGCGACATCGATATTTTGAAAGAAAGCAGCGAGATCACGCGTTCGGCCACGAATCGGCTTCTTGATTGGGCCGAAGACGCAAGCATTCAGACATATCCCCTCTATAAGAAACATAATTGA
- a CDS encoding Hyaluronan mediated motility receptor, which translates to MPRGQKKAPLDVINEQLAKVDSQIENHQERINNLKSQKNDLLKQKQEQELLALSEKIKESGKSVEEVLKAIE; encoded by the coding sequence TTGCCGCGTGGTCAAAAGAAAGCTCCCCTTGATGTAATCAATGAGCAATTGGCGAAGGTCGATTCTCAGATTGAGAACCATCAGGAAAGAATCAATAACCTCAAGAGCCAAAAGAACGATCTATTAAAACAAAAACAAGAACAGGAATTGCTTGCTTTGTCTGAAAAGATAAAAGAGAGTGGAAAATCAGTAGAAGAGGTTCTAAAAGCAATCGAATAA
- a CDS encoding transposase: MKLKYRVIERFRGKYSVEAMCRSFEVSRSGYYDWRNRKTKEARDQWLTDLIMNCQQHCKQTYGCRRVRRWILRQTGKKVNLKAILRIMRKCDLLSRIRRRRPYVRYKQAVHKYPNLLQRIFEQPLPNHFWVTDITYIPTAKGMLYLCAVIDLCGKMVLAYRIGNDMTASLVTDTIRDALQQEKVADGLALHSDQGSQYTSQAYFDLSQEYHFQPSMSSPGCPYDNAAMENFFGTLKTECLYRMNFSCRTEVEQAVAEYVQFYNYERINLKGGLTPSEIRSKAA; the protein is encoded by the coding sequence GTGAAGCTGAAGTATCGCGTCATTGAACGGTTCCGTGGTAAGTATAGCGTTGAAGCCATGTGCCGTTCCTTTGAAGTTTCGCGGAGCGGCTACTATGATTGGCGGAACCGGAAGACGAAGGAAGCCAGAGACCAATGGCTGACGGATTTAATCATGAATTGTCAGCAACATTGCAAACAGACCTACGGTTGTCGTCGGGTGCGCCGCTGGATTCTGCGACAGACCGGGAAAAAAGTCAATCTGAAAGCTATTCTGCGCATCATGCGAAAGTGTGACCTTCTTTCGCGGATACGGCGGCGCCGGCCATATGTCCGTTACAAACAGGCAGTACATAAATATCCGAATTTGTTACAGAGGATTTTTGAGCAGCCGTTGCCCAATCATTTCTGGGTTACGGACATTACCTACATCCCTACTGCAAAAGGGATGCTGTATCTATGTGCAGTAATAGACTTGTGCGGCAAAATGGTTTTGGCCTATCGTATCGGCAATGACATGACCGCCTCACTGGTGACAGACACTATCCGGGACGCCTTACAACAAGAGAAGGTCGCCGATGGACTTGCACTCCACAGCGACCAGGGGTCTCAATACACGTCACAAGCATACTTTGACCTGAGCCAAGAATACCATTTTCAGCCGTCCATGTCCAGCCCCGGGTGCCCTTACGACAACGCCGCTATGGAAAATTTCTTTGGTACACTCAAGACGGAATGCCTATATCGTATGAATTTTTCCTGCCGTACCGAAGTGGAACAGGCAGTGGCTGAATATGTTCAGTTTTACAATTATGAGCGAATCAATCTGAAAGGCGGCCTCACTCCGTCCGAAATTCGGAGCAAGGCCGCCTAA
- a CDS encoding conserved protein of unknown function (Evidence 4 : Unknown function but conserved in other organisms), whose translation MPRKYTKIEELSEEVFRRKAAGETNREIGQSYGLSKEQIKGLVKRQNRKVSLISNGYLPRPKGRPRRQNPVDEETLRNNELIELRMKVELLQNFLSEAGRR comes from the coding sequence ATGCCCAGGAAGTATACAAAAATAGAAGAATTGAGTGAAGAAGTATTCCGGCGAAAAGCGGCAGGAGAGACAAACCGGGAAATTGGCCAGAGTTATGGCCTGAGCAAAGAACAAATAAAAGGGCTGGTAAAACGTCAAAACCGGAAAGTGAGCCTGATTTCCAACGGTTACTTGCCCCGTCCGAAAGGGAGACCACGGCGGCAAAACCCGGTTGATGAAGAAACGTTGCGGAACAATGAGCTGATTGAACTGCGGATGAAAGTGGAACTGCTGCAAAATTTTCTGTCCGAAGCTGGAAGGAGGTGA
- a CDS encoding protein of unknown function (Evidence 5 : Unknown function), with protein sequence MICPFCKHEMKTEVYNHPGKTATMQYYCDNPDCQVQPISAEGIPSVTTADAEAIGYYESDWKTKKKTTDQEKK encoded by the coding sequence ATGATTTGTCCGTTTTGTAAGCATGAAATGAAAACCGAGGTTTACAATCATCCGGGGAAAACGGCAACAATGCAGTATTACTGTGATAATCCTGACTGCCAGGTACAGCCTATTTCAGCGGAGGGCATACCGTCTGTGACGACGGCCGACGCAGAAGCGATCGGATATTATGAATCTGATTGGAAAACAAAAAAGAAAACTACCGATCAGGAAAAGAAATAA
- a CDS encoding ASCH domain-containing protein, translating into MITLPTKKKWFDMIKSGEKKEEYRKDTPYYESRFDKYIGHTVQVKFRNGYRKDSPSCICMVIPHYGRGGRPEWGAELEKDYIVLTIRPEGEDLKNDLSVL; encoded by the coding sequence ATGATAACCCTTCCGACTAAAAAGAAATGGTTTGACATGATAAAATCCGGTGAAAAGAAAGAAGAATATCGGAAAGATACGCCGTACTACGAAAGCCGATTTGACAAATACATCGGACACACCGTACAAGTGAAATTCAGAAACGGATACAGAAAAGACAGCCCTTCGTGCATCTGCATGGTCATTCCCCACTATGGCCGCGGCGGACGCCCCGAATGGGGAGCGGAGCTGGAAAAAGATTATATTGTGCTGACGATACGACCGGAAGGAGAGGATTTGAAAAATGATTTGTCCGTTTTGTAA
- a CDS encoding protein of unknown function (Evidence 5 : Unknown function), with product MDPDFFKRKCRVCGCDWNHPCNDHDFWIEDDLCSACFTKTKKEKRKLASGGKGEYHDNPSD from the coding sequence ATGGATCCCGACTTTTTCAAACGGAAATGCCGCGTCTGCGGCTGTGACTGGAATCACCCGTGCAACGATCATGATTTCTGGATCGAGGATGATTTGTGCAGCGCTTGTTTTACTAAAACGAAGAAAGAGAAAAGAAAGCTGGCCTCTGGTGGAAAAGGAGAATATCATGATAACCCTTCCGACTAA